A DNA window from Sphingopyxis macrogoltabida contains the following coding sequences:
- a CDS encoding TonB-dependent receptor plug domain-containing protein: protein MRLHHVSFTLGVLLAAPAMAFPAAAQDMASEGRTAYTPEYFARVQPTTAFDMLAILPGFRLVEGNTDVRGYSGAAGNILIDGQRPAGKAETLEDMLKRIPAARVARIELVRAGTPGIDMQGFALLANVVLRSDSRLAGRIEAENALFRHGYSAPRGSVQVDLDRGGHVLNLFGAVYRTIDDEHGFGTRDRFAADGTPLRLADYAQPEGETVVETSAGYRTPLFGGTLRLNGLFKDVRMFADIGYDIRFPEPETITGSERNHTRTWEAGLRYERTLGAADDIELVANHRAERETGIDREIAGASNDLSDERATSSESILRAAWRHHRGALALEVGGEGAINILDSRNLLFEDDVAVPLPNAQVRVEEHRGEFFANSSWTLGPRLTAEAGIRYEISRLTQKGDSDLAKSLAFVKPRARLNWSPGPHDEIRLLVEREVGQLDFDDFVGAASLNAGTISAGNRDLEPETLWRAEAAYEHRFGAGSIVLTARREWISDLVDQLPIFADGAIYDGVGNIGSARRDELEASLKLPLDAAGLKGVLVTADATARRSRATDPSTGERRRISKDVPIEAKISLTHDLPAWHLRWGGSFVVAEEERSFKIEEIETERLGGRLDLFVEYKPDARWTIRLFGRNLTDSAAVRTRDIYTGIRGDSAFRYREVRTLRSGRYAGINIQRSFGG from the coding sequence GTGCGCCTTCATCATGTCTCCTTTACCCTGGGCGTCCTGCTCGCGGCGCCCGCCATGGCGTTTCCCGCGGCCGCGCAGGATATGGCGAGCGAAGGCCGCACGGCCTATACGCCCGAATATTTCGCGCGCGTTCAGCCGACGACGGCTTTCGACATGCTGGCGATTTTGCCGGGCTTCCGGCTCGTCGAAGGCAACACCGACGTTCGCGGCTATTCGGGCGCAGCCGGCAATATCCTGATCGACGGCCAGCGGCCGGCGGGCAAGGCGGAAACGCTCGAAGACATGCTGAAGCGCATTCCGGCGGCGCGCGTCGCGCGCATCGAACTCGTCCGCGCCGGGACGCCGGGGATCGACATGCAGGGCTTCGCGCTGCTCGCGAATGTCGTGCTGCGCTCCGACAGCCGTCTTGCGGGCAGGATCGAGGCCGAGAACGCCCTGTTCCGCCACGGGTATAGCGCGCCCCGCGGATCGGTGCAGGTCGATCTCGACCGTGGCGGCCATGTCCTCAACCTGTTCGGCGCCGTCTATCGGACGATCGACGACGAACATGGCTTCGGCACCCGCGACCGCTTCGCGGCGGATGGCACGCCATTGCGGCTGGCGGACTATGCGCAGCCCGAAGGCGAGACGGTGGTCGAGACGAGCGCCGGCTATCGCACGCCGCTGTTCGGCGGCACGCTGCGCCTCAACGGCCTGTTCAAGGATGTGCGGATGTTCGCCGATATTGGCTATGACATTCGCTTTCCCGAACCCGAAACGATCACCGGTAGCGAGCGCAACCACACGCGGACCTGGGAAGCCGGGCTGCGATACGAACGCACCCTCGGCGCGGCCGACGATATCGAACTGGTCGCCAACCATCGCGCCGAACGCGAAACCGGGATCGACCGCGAAATCGCGGGCGCTTCGAACGACCTGTCGGACGAGCGTGCGACGAGCAGCGAATCGATCCTGCGCGCGGCGTGGCGGCATCATCGCGGCGCGCTGGCGCTCGAAGTCGGCGGCGAAGGGGCGATCAATATTCTCGACAGCCGCAACCTGCTGTTCGAGGATGACGTCGCGGTGCCGCTCCCCAATGCGCAGGTGCGCGTCGAGGAGCATCGCGGCGAATTCTTCGCCAATTCGAGCTGGACGCTCGGCCCGCGCCTGACCGCGGAGGCCGGCATCCGCTACGAAATCTCGCGCCTCACGCAGAAGGGCGACAGCGATCTTGCCAAATCGCTGGCGTTCGTCAAACCGCGCGCGCGGCTGAACTGGTCGCCGGGCCCGCATGACGAAATCCGGCTGCTCGTCGAACGCGAGGTCGGGCAGCTCGATTTCGACGATTTCGTCGGCGCGGCGTCGCTCAACGCGGGGACGATCAGCGCCGGCAACCGCGACCTCGAGCCCGAGACGCTGTGGCGCGCCGAGGCCGCCTATGAACATCGTTTCGGCGCCGGCTCGATCGTGCTGACCGCGCGCCGCGAATGGATATCCGATCTGGTCGACCAGCTGCCGATCTTTGCCGACGGGGCGATCTATGACGGGGTCGGCAATATCGGCAGCGCGCGCCGCGACGAGCTGGAAGCATCGCTCAAACTGCCGCTCGACGCGGCGGGGTTGAAGGGAGTCCTTGTCACCGCCGATGCGACGGCGCGGCGGAGCCGCGCGACCGATCCGTCGACCGGCGAACGGCGGCGCATCTCGAAAGATGTCCCGATCGAGGCGAAGATCAGCCTCACGCACGACCTCCCCGCCTGGCACTTGCGGTGGGGCGGCAGTTTTGTCGTCGCCGAAGAGGAGCGCAGCTTCAAGATCGAGGAGATCGAGACCGAGCGGCTCGGCGGGCGGCTCGATCTGTTCGTCGAATATAAACCCGACGCGCGCTGGACGATCCGCCTTTTCGGCCGCAACCTGACCGACAGCGCCGCAGTACGGACGCGCGACATCTATACCGGCATTCGCGGCGACAGCGCCTTCCGCTATCGCGAAGTCCGCACGCTGCGCAGCGGCCGCTATGCGGGGATCAATATCCAGCGCAGCTTCGGCGGCTGA
- a CDS encoding amidohydrolase family protein, with the protein MSIIGYRAARPVIAAIAHAMLIAVALCWTAPAAAQAEGADPVPLADHHMHIQSPLISAWLGEMQKAMPTVFDGISDDLYATRSGADAVRELDRAGIPKGVLLSMGYMFGFPAVPLEPEERARRMRAENRFNVDAALASHDRLVAFVGINPFQPNALDELGYWSRQPGAWGVKLHLGNSGFDPGNRAQVRKLGAFVAAANRAHMPLVIHLRGAAPFTVANIATFIDKVLSRAGDLPVQIAHGGGYGGIDQPTLDALDLYGKAIARKAPGTKNLVLDLSAVAQFDPSKAPIKDPSETRSFDEMRAAYVAGMRKIGLDRFVLASDWPALEPPAEYFAIERTALPVTDAEWRQLCGNLAPYLRAGWVSGSRAR; encoded by the coding sequence ATGAGCATAATCGGATATCGCGCTGCGCGGCCTGTCATCGCGGCCATTGCGCATGCCATGCTGATTGCGGTTGCTCTATGCTGGACCGCGCCCGCCGCCGCGCAGGCGGAGGGCGCCGATCCGGTGCCACTCGCCGACCATCATATGCATATCCAGAGCCCGCTGATTTCCGCGTGGTTGGGCGAAATGCAAAAGGCGATGCCCACCGTGTTCGACGGTATCTCGGACGATCTGTACGCCACGCGCAGCGGCGCCGATGCGGTGCGCGAGCTCGACCGCGCCGGCATCCCGAAAGGGGTCCTGCTCTCGATGGGTTATATGTTCGGCTTTCCCGCCGTTCCGCTCGAGCCGGAAGAAAGGGCGCGGCGGATGCGGGCGGAAAACCGTTTCAACGTCGACGCGGCGCTCGCCTCGCACGATCGTCTCGTCGCCTTCGTCGGGATCAATCCGTTTCAGCCCAATGCACTGGATGAACTCGGCTATTGGTCGCGCCAGCCGGGGGCGTGGGGCGTCAAGCTCCACCTCGGGAACAGCGGTTTCGATCCGGGCAACCGGGCGCAGGTCCGCAAGCTCGGCGCCTTCGTCGCGGCGGCGAACAGGGCGCATATGCCGCTCGTCATTCATCTGCGCGGCGCGGCGCCGTTCACGGTCGCCAACATCGCGACCTTCATCGACAAGGTGTTGTCGCGCGCAGGCGACCTGCCGGTGCAGATCGCGCACGGCGGCGGTTATGGCGGCATCGACCAGCCGACGCTCGACGCGCTGGACCTCTATGGAAAGGCGATTGCGCGCAAGGCGCCGGGGACGAAAAATCTCGTGCTCGATCTTTCGGCAGTCGCGCAATTCGACCCCAGCAAGGCGCCGATAAAAGATCCGTCCGAAACGCGCAGCTTCGACGAAATGCGCGCCGCTTATGTCGCCGGGATGCGCAAGATCGGCCTTGACCGCTTCGTCCTCGCCAGCGACTGGCCGGCGCTCGAGCCGCCCGCCGAATATTTCGCGATCGAGCGGACGGCCTTGCCCGTCACCGACGCCGAATGGCGGCAACTCTGCGGCAACCTTGCCCCCTATCTGCGCGCCGGTTGGGTGAGCGGATCGCGAGCGCGATGA
- a CDS encoding TonB-dependent receptor — protein sequence MSKWLWFSCCAAGALVPQMALAQADAGETDPNDIVVTAQKRSERLLDTPQSVTALTGDDLAKLGATQFSDFAASVPGLQFTTQGPGKSSVSLRGVTTGADVIQTVGIYVDEVPYGSTSAFARGAQLALDVGLFDLDRVEVLRGPQGTLYGASSMGGVLKYVTSKPVLGGFEGRVQAGVSDTRYGGTNYNGAAVVNVPLAIDKAALRASAFYSRGGGYIDNLETGEKDVDRGKVYGGRLDLLLEPVDDLSIRLTGFAQNVRREGALYAHYTRAGDPVDGPLDQRHPLAEPFRSNFRLISGQVDYDFGAAALTSITSYQTGRAEYVLDASGLYPALLAPFVPGIAAAPVSFDLRTKKFTQEIRLASAPGTLEWLIGAFYTREKSANFQAVDALDANLDLLPGVDVAHVSLPSIYREYAFFGNLTWHLTDKFDVTGGLRYARNDQRYEQKASGLLIGSAPAVESGAGVVTYLANARYRFSRQVTAYARFATGYRAGGPNFVARDPDTGELLAPLSFKSDALDSYELGLKAETADRSFGADASIFLIDWKDIQLPTAAGGVSVLTNAGNARIKGAELTLTARPDRGTTITGAFTYNDGYVTGDTPAVGARKGERLPNVPHFTASINADHVETASALRPSIGASLRYVADRTSSFDLNGGFPQYAIPDYVTVDLRAGFSAGPVDAQLFVRNLFDVRGQLSAETSLSILDGPAQVTILQPRTIGLSLSSRF from the coding sequence ATGTCGAAGTGGCTGTGGTTTTCGTGCTGCGCGGCGGGCGCACTGGTTCCGCAAATGGCCTTGGCGCAGGCCGATGCGGGCGAAACCGATCCGAACGATATCGTCGTCACCGCGCAAAAACGGTCCGAACGCCTGCTCGATACCCCGCAGTCGGTGACCGCGCTGACGGGCGACGATCTCGCCAAGCTCGGCGCGACCCAATTTTCGGATTTTGCCGCGTCGGTGCCGGGGCTGCAGTTCACGACGCAGGGTCCGGGCAAATCGTCGGTCAGCCTGCGCGGCGTCACGACCGGCGCCGACGTGATCCAGACGGTCGGCATCTATGTCGACGAAGTCCCTTATGGCTCGACCTCGGCCTTTGCCCGCGGCGCGCAGCTCGCGCTCGACGTCGGGCTGTTCGATCTCGACCGGGTCGAGGTGCTGCGCGGGCCGCAGGGCACGCTCTATGGCGCGAGTTCGATGGGCGGGGTGCTCAAATATGTGACGAGCAAGCCGGTGCTCGGTGGCTTCGAGGGGCGCGTGCAGGCCGGGGTGTCGGACACGCGCTACGGCGGTACCAACTATAATGGCGCCGCGGTGGTCAACGTGCCACTGGCGATCGACAAGGCGGCGCTGCGCGCGAGCGCATTTTATTCGCGCGGCGGCGGCTATATCGACAATCTCGAGACCGGCGAAAAGGATGTCGACCGCGGCAAGGTCTATGGCGGGCGTCTCGATCTGCTGCTCGAGCCGGTCGACGATCTGTCGATCCGGCTGACCGGTTTCGCGCAGAATGTCCGCCGTGAGGGTGCGCTCTATGCGCATTATACGCGCGCCGGCGATCCGGTCGATGGACCGCTCGACCAGCGGCATCCGCTGGCCGAACCGTTCCGGTCGAATTTCCGTCTGATCAGCGGGCAGGTCGATTATGATTTCGGCGCCGCGGCGCTGACCTCGATCACCAGCTACCAGACCGGCCGGGCCGAATATGTCCTCGATGCCTCGGGACTCTACCCGGCGCTGCTTGCGCCTTTCGTGCCGGGCATTGCCGCGGCGCCGGTCTCGTTCGACCTGCGCACGAAGAAGTTCACGCAGGAAATCCGCCTGGCGTCGGCGCCGGGGACGCTCGAATGGCTGATCGGCGCCTTTTACACGCGTGAGAAGAGCGCCAATTTTCAGGCCGTCGATGCGCTCGACGCCAATCTCGACCTGCTGCCGGGGGTCGATGTCGCGCATGTGTCGCTACCCAGCATCTACCGCGAATATGCCTTTTTCGGCAATCTGACCTGGCACCTCACCGACAAGTTCGACGTCACCGGCGGCCTCCGCTACGCGCGTAACGACCAGCGGTACGAACAAAAGGCGTCGGGGCTGCTGATCGGGTCGGCGCCGGCGGTCGAGTCGGGCGCCGGGGTGGTGACCTATCTTGCCAATGCGCGCTATCGTTTCAGCCGCCAGGTCACCGCTTATGCCCGCTTTGCGACCGGCTACCGCGCGGGCGGGCCGAACTTCGTCGCGCGCGATCCCGACACCGGCGAACTGCTGGCGCCGCTCAGTTTCAAGTCCGACGCGCTCGACAGCTACGAGCTCGGCCTGAAAGCCGAAACCGCCGACCGCAGTTTCGGCGCCGATGCGTCGATCTTCCTGATCGACTGGAAGGACATCCAGCTCCCGACCGCGGCGGGCGGGGTTTCGGTGCTGACCAATGCCGGCAATGCGCGGATCAAGGGCGCCGAGTTGACGCTGACCGCACGGCCGGATCGGGGCACGACGATCACCGGCGCCTTCACCTATAACGACGGTTATGTCACCGGCGACACCCCCGCGGTCGGCGCGCGGAAAGGGGAGCGGTTGCCGAACGTTCCGCACTTCACCGCATCGATCAACGCCGACCATGTCGAAACCGCGAGCGCGCTGCGGCCGAGCATCGGGGCGAGCCTGCGCTATGTTGCCGACCGGACGTCCAGTTTCGACCTGAACGGCGGCTTCCCCCAATATGCGATACCCGATTATGTCACCGTCGACCTGCGCGCCGGCTTCAGCGCCGGCCCCGTTGATGCCCAGCTCTTCGTGCGCAACCTCTTCGACGTGCGCGGACAGCTCAGCGCCGAAACGAGCCTGTCCATTCTCGACGGGCCGGCGCAGGTCACCATCCTCCAGCCGCGGACGATCGGGCTCAGCCTGTCGTCGCGTTTCTGA
- a CDS encoding TetR/AcrR family transcriptional regulator, producing the protein MPKRDPGHMNSQRERIILAAIACIARKGVEGTSMADIWKEAGLSAGALYVHFKNKEDLVTQCLRFELAPDRAPPATWDELKQRMLDFDARPGLDATIVTRARIHLRAACINPGELHDIMRGFLNGQIVDLTGWIQRLVREGIIALRMDAGQTAAAICAHVDGMLWMALATDRPLDQYLPEISAGLDQLITRP; encoded by the coding sequence ATGCCCAAGCGCGACCCCGGCCATATGAACTCCCAGCGCGAGCGCATCATTCTGGCGGCGATCGCCTGCATTGCGCGCAAGGGAGTCGAGGGCACCTCGATGGCCGATATCTGGAAGGAAGCCGGGCTGAGCGCCGGCGCGCTCTACGTTCACTTCAAGAATAAGGAAGACCTGGTCACTCAATGCCTGCGTTTCGAACTGGCGCCGGACCGCGCCCCGCCGGCGACGTGGGATGAACTCAAGCAGCGGATGCTGGACTTCGACGCGCGCCCTGGCCTCGATGCGACGATCGTGACCCGCGCGCGCATCCACCTGCGCGCAGCGTGCATCAATCCGGGCGAATTGCACGACATCATGCGGGGATTTCTGAACGGGCAGATCGTCGATCTGACGGGATGGATCCAGCGCCTGGTCCGCGAGGGGATCATCGCGCTCCGCATGGACGCGGGCCAGACCGCAGCGGCGATCTGCGCACATGTCGACGGCATGTTATGGATGGCGCTGGCGACCGACCGGCCGCTCGACCAATATTTGCCCGAAATATCTGCCGGGCTGGACCAACTCATAACGCGGCCATAG